In Brachypodium distachyon strain Bd21 chromosome 2, Brachypodium_distachyon_v3.0, whole genome shotgun sequence, one genomic interval encodes:
- the LOC100836029 gene encoding protein VTE6, chloroplastic isoform X1 — MACTVLPLHAPISSPLRPLPSRSSYLLAPGGVPLVRRGPRVSHHLHLTPPRALPDIAAASAGLRDVLADAVLAYPPTWSSAAATNLAVFVAGSPLLLSGLSASGFAAAYLLGTLTWRAFGAQGYLLVAAYFVLGTAVTKLKIKQKEALGVAEKRGGRRGPGSVIGSSAAGCVCALLSIYNIGGGALAELWILGFVASFCTKLSDTVSSEIGKAYGRTTYLVTTFKVVPRGTEGAVSVEGTLAGIVASMFLAGVGYILGQVNVPQGLVCVLASQIANFGESLIGASLQDKEGFEWLNNDVVNVLNISAGAILAVLMQRLLVSWRS; from the exons ATGGCGTGCACTGTCCTGCCGCTCCATGCCCCCATCTCCTCTCCGCTTCGCCCCCTCCCATCCCGTTCTTCCTACCTCCTTGCTCCCGGAGGCGTACCTCTAGTCCGTCGCGGGCCTAGGGTTTCGCACCACCTGCACCTTACCCCGCCGCGCGCTCTCCCGGACATtgccgcggcgtcggcggggctCCGGGATGTGCTCGCCGACGCTGTCCTGGCATATCCACCTACATGGAGTTCGGCCGCCGCGACTAACCTCGCCGTCTTCGTCGCGggctcgccgctgctcctcTCGGGCCTCTCCGCCTCCGGCTTCGCTGCCGCCTACCTTCTCGGCACCCTCACGTGGCGTGCATTTGGGGCTCAGGGGtacctcctcgtcgccgcctaCTTCGTACTG GGCACGGCGGTAACCAAGTTGAAgataaaacaaaaagaagctTTGGGGGTGGctgagaagagaggaggaaggagagggccTGGAAGTGTTATTGGTTCTAGTGCTGCTGGTTGTGTCTGTGCTCTCCTGTCAATATATAATATAGGTGGTGGAGCATTGGCTGAACTGTGGATACTTGGCTTTGTTGCTAGCTTCTGTACTAAACTAAGTGACACAGTTTCCAGTGAAATAGGGAAAGCCTATGGAAGAACAAC GTACCTGGTGACGACATTTAAGGTTGTTCCAAGAGGTACAGAAGGTGCAGTCAGCGTTGAGGGCACTCTTGCTGGAATTGTAGCATCAATGTTTCTTGCAGGTGTTGGTTATATTCTGGGGCAG GTGAATGTACCACAAGGTTTGGTATGTGTTCTCGCATCCCAGATTGCAAATTTTGGGGAGAGTCTTATTGGAGCGTCATTACAAGATAAGGAAGGTTTTGAATGG
- the LOC100836029 gene encoding protein VTE6, chloroplastic isoform X2 produces the protein MACTVLPLHAPISSPLRPLPSRSSYLLAPGGVPLVRRGPRVSHHLHLTPPRALPDIAAASAGLRDVLADAVLAYPPTWSSAAATNLAVFVAGSPLLLSGLSASGFAAAYLLGTLTWRAFGAQGYLLVAAYFVLGTAVTKLKIKQKEALGVAEKRGGRRGPGSVIGSSAAGCVCALLSIYNIGGGALAELWILGFVASFCTKLSDTVSSEIGKAYGRTTYLVTTFKVVPRGTEGAVSVEGTLAGIVASMFLAGVGYILGQVNVPQGLVCVLASQIANFGESLIGASLQDKEGFEWLNNDVVNVLNISAGAILAVLMQRLLVTGNG, from the exons ATGGCGTGCACTGTCCTGCCGCTCCATGCCCCCATCTCCTCTCCGCTTCGCCCCCTCCCATCCCGTTCTTCCTACCTCCTTGCTCCCGGAGGCGTACCTCTAGTCCGTCGCGGGCCTAGGGTTTCGCACCACCTGCACCTTACCCCGCCGCGCGCTCTCCCGGACATtgccgcggcgtcggcggggctCCGGGATGTGCTCGCCGACGCTGTCCTGGCATATCCACCTACATGGAGTTCGGCCGCCGCGACTAACCTCGCCGTCTTCGTCGCGggctcgccgctgctcctcTCGGGCCTCTCCGCCTCCGGCTTCGCTGCCGCCTACCTTCTCGGCACCCTCACGTGGCGTGCATTTGGGGCTCAGGGGtacctcctcgtcgccgcctaCTTCGTACTG GGCACGGCGGTAACCAAGTTGAAgataaaacaaaaagaagctTTGGGGGTGGctgagaagagaggaggaaggagagggccTGGAAGTGTTATTGGTTCTAGTGCTGCTGGTTGTGTCTGTGCTCTCCTGTCAATATATAATATAGGTGGTGGAGCATTGGCTGAACTGTGGATACTTGGCTTTGTTGCTAGCTTCTGTACTAAACTAAGTGACACAGTTTCCAGTGAAATAGGGAAAGCCTATGGAAGAACAAC GTACCTGGTGACGACATTTAAGGTTGTTCCAAGAGGTACAGAAGGTGCAGTCAGCGTTGAGGGCACTCTTGCTGGAATTGTAGCATCAATGTTTCTTGCAGGTGTTGGTTATATTCTGGGGCAG GTGAATGTACCACAAGGTTTGGTATGTGTTCTCGCATCCCAGATTGCAAATTTTGGGGAGAGTCTTATTGGAGCGTCATTACAAGATAAGGAAGGTTTTGAATGG